The following proteins are co-located in the Desulfatitalea tepidiphila genome:
- the ilvC gene encoding ketol-acid reductoisomerase, producing MAKIDFGGVVEEVITSEEFTLEKARQVLANETIVVLGYGVQGPAQALNMRDNGFNVIVGQREGNKSCWDKAVADGFVPGKTLFPIEEAARRGTLIQYLLSDAGQMATWPQIKQCLNPGDALYFSHGFSIVYKDQTHIIPPKDVDVILVAPKGSGRNVRLNFLDGSGINSSYAVFQDATGRAAERTIAAGIAIGSGYLFPTTFEKEVFSDLTGERGVLMGCLAGVMEAQYTLLRKHGHSPSEAFNETVEELTQSLIRLVAENGMDWMYANCSTTAQRGALDWAPKFRKAVEPVFDDLYESVANGTETRRVLDVNTAPDYREKLNAELKIIGDSEMWRAGRAVRSLRPENRAKK from the coding sequence ATGGCAAAAATCGATTTCGGCGGTGTCGTAGAAGAGGTTATCACTTCTGAAGAATTTACCCTCGAAAAGGCCCGCCAGGTCCTGGCAAACGAAACCATCGTGGTCTTGGGTTATGGCGTACAGGGCCCGGCCCAGGCACTGAATATGCGCGACAACGGCTTCAACGTCATCGTGGGGCAGCGCGAAGGCAACAAGTCCTGCTGGGACAAAGCCGTCGCCGACGGCTTCGTGCCCGGAAAGACCCTGTTCCCCATCGAAGAAGCGGCCAGGCGGGGAACCCTCATCCAATACCTGCTCTCCGATGCCGGCCAGATGGCCACCTGGCCCCAGATCAAACAATGTTTGAATCCCGGAGACGCCCTCTACTTTTCCCATGGCTTTTCCATCGTCTACAAAGACCAGACCCACATCATCCCGCCCAAGGATGTCGATGTGATCCTCGTGGCGCCCAAGGGCTCGGGCCGCAATGTGCGTCTGAATTTTCTGGACGGCAGCGGCATCAACTCGAGCTACGCCGTGTTCCAGGATGCCACCGGCCGTGCCGCCGAGCGCACCATTGCCGCGGGCATTGCCATCGGTTCGGGATATCTGTTCCCCACCACTTTCGAAAAAGAGGTGTTCAGCGATCTGACCGGCGAGCGCGGTGTGCTGATGGGATGTCTGGCCGGTGTGATGGAGGCCCAATACACGCTCTTGCGCAAACATGGTCACAGCCCGAGCGAAGCCTTCAATGAGACCGTCGAGGAGTTGACCCAGAGTCTGATCCGGCTGGTGGCCGAAAACGGCATGGACTGGATGTATGCCAACTGCAGCACCACGGCCCAGCGAGGCGCGTTGGATTGGGCGCCCAAGTTCCGCAAAGCCGTGGAGCCCGTATTCGACGATCTTTATGAAAGCGTGGCCAACGGCACCGAAACCCGGCGCGTTCTGGATGTCAACACTGCCCCGGACTACCGGGAAAAACTCAACGCCGAACTGAAAATCATCGGCGACAGCGAAATGTGGCGGGCCGGGCGTGCGGTTCGCAGTCTGCGGCCGGAGAACCGCGCAAAAAAATAG
- the cimA gene encoding citramalate synthase, protein MKQVLIYDTTLRDGSQGENINFSSEEMIKIAKRLDQTGVHYIEGGWPGSNLRDARFFELARREKFTHARLTAFGSTRKANTAAEEDPNLKALIDCQAPAVAIVGKSWPLHVEEVMGNTREENLAMIQESVALLKSHGREVIYDAEHFFDACKEDAPYALETLFAAARAGADVLVLCDTNGGTLPHDIESIVGQIHQELTANGIEPRLGIHAHNDCGLAVANTIAALRAGAVLAQGTVNGYGERCGNADLITVIPLLSLKMGMRTIPEDKFVHLKNLSRFVSETANIVPLNSRPFVGRSAFAHKGGLHVNAIMKVPRAYEHMDPALVGNQRRVLVSDLGGRSNIIYKAKELGVELGGNGFDSHQIAAEIKALEDKGYQFDVADGSMKILLQKFTEQFVPLFALEKFRVSIEKDKDQPCRAYATIKINVGGTSEITAAEGKGPVSALDNALRKALAKFYPDLGSMGLVDFKVRVIDGRSGTQAKVRVFIESRDSDDIWSTIGVSEDIIEASWQALADSFQYKLAKQEESNPL, encoded by the coding sequence ATGAAACAGGTGCTCATCTACGACACCACGCTTCGGGACGGCAGTCAGGGTGAAAACATCAACTTCTCGTCGGAGGAGATGATCAAAATCGCCAAAAGGCTCGATCAGACCGGGGTTCACTATATCGAAGGCGGGTGGCCGGGATCCAATTTAAGGGATGCCCGTTTCTTCGAACTGGCCCGCAGGGAAAAATTCACCCACGCACGCCTTACCGCGTTCGGTTCGACACGCAAAGCCAACACGGCCGCCGAAGAGGATCCCAATCTCAAGGCCTTGATCGACTGCCAGGCGCCGGCCGTGGCCATTGTCGGCAAATCCTGGCCCCTGCATGTCGAAGAGGTGATGGGCAATACACGAGAAGAGAACCTGGCCATGATCCAGGAGAGCGTAGCGCTTCTAAAATCCCACGGCCGGGAGGTCATCTACGATGCCGAGCACTTTTTTGACGCCTGCAAAGAAGATGCACCCTACGCCCTTGAAACCCTCTTCGCGGCGGCCCGGGCCGGCGCCGATGTCCTGGTGTTGTGCGATACCAACGGCGGCACCCTGCCCCACGACATCGAATCGATCGTGGGTCAAATCCATCAGGAGTTGACCGCTAACGGCATCGAACCTCGCCTGGGCATTCATGCCCACAACGACTGCGGCTTGGCCGTGGCCAACACCATTGCCGCACTGCGTGCCGGTGCGGTTCTGGCCCAGGGAACCGTAAACGGATATGGGGAACGCTGCGGCAACGCCGACCTGATCACCGTCATCCCGCTGTTGAGTCTTAAAATGGGGATGCGCACCATTCCCGAAGATAAATTCGTGCACTTGAAGAACCTGTCCCGTTTTGTCAGCGAAACGGCCAACATCGTGCCGCTCAATTCCAGACCCTTCGTGGGGCGCAGCGCCTTTGCGCACAAAGGCGGACTGCACGTCAATGCCATCATGAAAGTGCCGCGGGCTTACGAACACATGGACCCGGCGCTGGTCGGCAATCAACGCCGCGTGCTGGTATCGGACCTGGGAGGCAGGAGCAACATCATCTACAAGGCCAAAGAGCTGGGGGTCGAACTGGGCGGCAATGGCTTCGACAGCCATCAGATCGCCGCAGAGATCAAGGCGCTCGAAGATAAAGGGTATCAATTCGATGTGGCCGATGGCTCCATGAAGATCCTGCTGCAGAAATTCACGGAACAGTTCGTCCCGCTCTTCGCGCTGGAGAAGTTCCGGGTCTCCATCGAAAAAGACAAAGATCAACCTTGCCGGGCCTACGCCACCATCAAGATCAATGTGGGGGGTACCTCAGAAATCACCGCCGCCGAAGGAAAGGGACCGGTGAGCGCCCTAGACAACGCCTTGCGCAAGGCACTGGCCAAATTCTATCCCGATCTGGGGAGTATGGGTCTGGTGGATTTCAAGGTGCGCGTCATCGACGGCCGAAGCGGCACCCAAGCCAAGGTGCGCGTGTTTATCGAATCCCGGGACAGCGACGATATCTGGAGCACCATCGGCGTCTCGGAAGACATCATTGAAGCGAGTTGGCAGGCCCTGGCCGACAGCTTCCAGTACAAGCTGGCCAAACAGGAGGAATCCAACCCATTATGA
- a CDS encoding 2-isopropylmalate synthase: MTELVKIFDTTLRDGEQSPGASMNTAEKLRLAIQLEKLGVDIIEAGFPAASEGDFDAVSQIAGRLKVTEVAGLARADKADIDCAWGAIKDAAKPRIHTFLATSDIHLEYKLRMNRDQVLAQVKDAVTYAKSLTDNVEFSAEDGSRSDRDFLCKVFEAAIAAGATTVNLPDTVGYAIPNEFADLVQYVMQHTPNIHKAIVSIHCHNDLGLATANTLAALAVGARQAEVTVNGIGERAGNTSLEEVVMALRTRNNYMPLHTNIKTEHIYPTSRLVSMITGIMVQPNKAIVGANAFSHEAGIHQDGVLKNPMTYEIMKPETIGLNANKLVLGKHSGRHALREHLKDLGYDLSDEELRLVFDKFKALADKKKHVVDEDLEAIVTEGVLRTTETFSLEYLHVSAGTTVMPMASVQLSINGRSIKGAGYGNGPIDAAYNTIAKLTHTESELLRFTVSALTGGTDAQGEVTVRLKENGLVALGRGSDPDIITASALAYINGLNRMEYLKSHPIERAQSL, translated from the coding sequence ATGACCGAACTGGTTAAAATTTTCGACACGACGTTGCGCGACGGCGAGCAATCGCCCGGTGCAAGTATGAACACGGCGGAGAAGTTGCGACTGGCCATCCAACTGGAAAAGTTGGGTGTGGATATCATCGAAGCCGGTTTTCCGGCAGCCTCGGAAGGCGATTTTGATGCCGTCTCCCAAATTGCCGGCCGACTCAAGGTAACGGAAGTCGCCGGATTGGCCCGAGCCGACAAAGCGGACATCGACTGCGCCTGGGGCGCCATCAAAGATGCCGCCAAACCCAGGATCCACACCTTTCTGGCCACTTCCGACATCCACCTGGAATACAAGCTGCGGATGAATCGTGATCAGGTGCTGGCCCAAGTCAAGGATGCCGTGACCTACGCCAAAAGCCTGACCGACAACGTGGAGTTTTCTGCGGAAGACGGCTCCCGCAGCGACCGCGATTTTCTCTGTAAAGTCTTCGAAGCCGCCATCGCGGCCGGTGCGACCACGGTCAACCTGCCCGACACGGTCGGCTATGCCATTCCCAATGAGTTTGCCGACCTGGTCCAATATGTCATGCAGCATACGCCGAACATCCACAAGGCGATCGTCAGCATCCATTGCCACAACGATCTGGGTCTGGCCACGGCCAATACCCTGGCCGCCCTGGCGGTCGGTGCCCGGCAAGCCGAGGTGACGGTCAACGGCATCGGCGAACGGGCCGGCAACACCTCCCTGGAAGAGGTGGTGATGGCCTTGCGGACACGCAACAACTACATGCCGCTGCACACCAACATCAAGACCGAGCACATTTACCCCACCAGTCGATTGGTCAGCATGATCACCGGTATCATGGTACAGCCCAACAAGGCCATCGTGGGCGCCAATGCCTTCTCCCACGAAGCCGGCATCCACCAGGACGGCGTACTCAAGAATCCCATGACGTACGAAATCATGAAACCGGAAACCATCGGCCTGAACGCCAACAAACTGGTGCTGGGCAAACACTCGGGCCGCCATGCCTTGCGGGAGCATCTCAAGGATCTGGGCTACGATCTGTCCGACGAAGAACTGCGCCTGGTCTTCGATAAATTCAAGGCCCTGGCCGACAAAAAGAAACATGTGGTCGACGAGGACCTGGAAGCCATCGTCACCGAAGGCGTCCTGCGCACCACGGAAACCTTCTCCCTGGAGTACCTGCATGTTTCGGCAGGTACCACCGTCATGCCCATGGCCAGCGTGCAGCTCTCCATCAACGGCCGCTCGATCAAAGGCGCCGGATACGGTAATGGTCCCATCGACGCCGCCTACAACACTATTGCCAAGCTCACCCACACCGAATCCGAACTGCTGCGCTTCACGGTCAGCGCCTTGACCGGCGGCACCGATGCCCAGGGTGAAGTGACCGTGAGGCTCAAGGAAAATGGACTGGTGGCCCTCGGCCGGGGATCGGACCCCGACATCATCACGGCCAGCGCCCTTGCGTATATCAATGGCTTGAACCGCATGGAGTACCTGAAATCCCACCCGATAGAACGCGCCCAAAGTTTGTAG